One Paenibacillus sp. SYP-B4298 genomic window, CGCACCCCCAAGCAGCGCTGGCAGCTGCAGGAGGCCGACGGGCAGCTTAGCTATTTCAGTTGGATGCGCGAATCACTGTATGATCCGCAACTGGTGGTCGAGGTCCGCTTCGCCAGCCAGAATATGATCAATATGCTGGATCATCTGAAGCAGGGCTCGACAGGCGAGCCCTTCCTGTATTTCCCCGGGGCGGCTCCACTGGCCAACAGCTCCGCCGACAAGGCCGCTGTAGCAGGCGCAGCCGCTGGCCTGAACAGGCTGGAGCTCGGCAAGCAAGGCAGTCACACCTTCTCCTGGGACAGCCGCAAATATGTCATCAACTACATTCGCTCGGACAGCCTGGGGTGGTACCTGGTCGACTTCACCCGGCTGGATGAGGTGTACTCGCCCATTACGCTCAGCCGTAATGTATTCTATCTGTCAGTCGGGCTGTTGCTGGCCCTCATCTTGCTGCTGATGCTAATCCTGTATCGCAATGTTCAGCGCCCGATCTCTCTGCTGCTGCAGGGCGTGCGGCGCATCAGCCACGGCAACTATGCGACCCGGCTGGAGCAGCAGGCCGGTCATGAGTTCAGTTATCTGTTCAATAGCTTCAACAAGATGGCGGAGCAGATCGAGGAGCTGATTGAGAAGGTATACAAGGAGACGCTGCGCTCCAAGGAAGCGACCCTGAAGCAGCTTCAATCGCAGATCAATCCGCATTTCCTGTATAATTGCCTGTTCTATATTAAGAACATGGCGAGTCTTGGGGATAAGGAAGCCGTCATCGCCATGTCGCTCAGCCTCGGCGAGTACTACCGCTACACGACACGTCTGGAGAGGTCGACTGCGCCCCTTAGCGAGGAGATCAGACTGCTGGATAACTATCTGCAGATTCAGACGTTGAGACTGCAGCGGCTGACCTACGAGATTGAAGTTCCTAACGAGATGCTGGAGCTGGAGATGCCGCGGCTGCTGCTGCAGCCGGTCGTAGAGAACGCGGTTATCCATGGGGTGGAGAGCAGTCTGGAATTTGCCATTATCCATATCTGGGGCGAGCGCAACGGGAGAGCTTATCGCCTTGTCATCGATAATAAGGGCGCAGGCGTGCCACAGGCGGTTATTGCCGAGCTCCAGCGCCGGATGAGCGTTGAGCCTGCGGAGCATCACGGGTTCGGGCTGTGGAATATCCACCAACGGCTCATTCACCGCTACGGCGAAGGAGCAGGGCTGCGCTTCTCCGAGTCTCCGCTAGGCGGCCTCCGGGTCGAGCTGTTGTGGGAGGAGGATACGATGACAGATGCTTCACAAGGAGATAAGGACGATAACGGTTAATGATAGCGTTGAATAACAGCACCCGCATCGAAGGCATCCGTATACTAGCACCTAATAGCCCTATATAGATCAGGAGGCAGCCAACATGTTTCG contains:
- a CDS encoding sensor histidine kinase, translating into MRRRNLLPMNTFAKVTLMIIFIVALIIMLYSYSHRVSLQVVEQAVEQGQSNRLAFVMSQLEMTVGQLAKFAVVAGSDDSIRDYLYERERSTPLQRVERQTRITDMLNMQVSTSSWDNQIVLFIKDAQEALSTDYSVMYNSDYVARTPKQRWQLQEADGQLSYFSWMRESLYDPQLVVEVRFASQNMINMLDHLKQGSTGEPFLYFPGAAPLANSSADKAAVAGAAAGLNRLELGKQGSHTFSWDSRKYVINYIRSDSLGWYLVDFTRLDEVYSPITLSRNVFYLSVGLLLALILLLMLILYRNVQRPISLLLQGVRRISHGNYATRLEQQAGHEFSYLFNSFNKMAEQIEELIEKVYKETLRSKEATLKQLQSQINPHFLYNCLFYIKNMASLGDKEAVIAMSLSLGEYYRYTTRLERSTAPLSEEIRLLDNYLQIQTLRLQRLTYEIEVPNEMLELEMPRLLLQPVVENAVIHGVESSLEFAIIHIWGERNGRAYRLVIDNKGAGVPQAVIAELQRRMSVEPAEHHGFGLWNIHQRLIHRYGEGAGLRFSESPLGGLRVELLWEEDTMTDASQGDKDDNG